The Aphis gossypii isolate Hap1 unplaced genomic scaffold, ASM2018417v2 Contig00844, whole genome shotgun sequence genome includes a region encoding these proteins:
- the LOC126555426 gene encoding juvenile hormone esterase-like isoform X2 → MEVVIEQGALKGLQKKTLLSNKPYVSFLGIPYAQPPVNDLRFKAPVKHPGWSGVLNAVSERDKCTQYVFMTNHIVGSEDCLYLNISVPQNELNGKLAVMIFIHGGAFNYGSGSMNEYSPDYFIDENVIVVTINYRLNALGFLNLDIDECPGNVGLKDQLFAIKWVKANIAAFGGDVNNITIFGESAGSASVHYHTISPQSRGLFQKAIMQSGSAFNPWAFTENHKASAYKLAKNLGCLSNDPKEILKYLKNVSAIDLVKETEFKDETDFMDYKFVPSIESDVISNPFLPAHPKTLATSTFPVPVIIGVNNMEGIVALTEDRISLFSDDHHITDEISKLFRNRYSTETISKIKNFYFNKSNISSETMKLENICNLHSDVFFFNGVYETFDCFLKQNGSPVYEYEFKFDGELNGAKNMIFATRPILRHAIKGACHADDVNYFFRDLSGVDPKPNSPELEMCKMMCKMWTNFAKTSNPNSPDLSFKWINATACDLKYLSIDGDRTCMIQGMMNNKRFRFWKELSESIV, encoded by the exons ATGGAAGTCGTCATTGAACAAGGTGCTCTAAAAggacttcaaaaaaaaacgcTATTGTCAAACAAACCTTACGTCAGTTTTCTAGGCATACCCTACGCTCAACCACCCGTTAACGACTTAAGATTTAAG gcTCCTGTCAAACATCCCGGATGGTCTGGAGTTTTAAATGCTGTTTCAGAAAGAGACAAATGCACGCAGTACGTTTTTATGACGAATCACATCGTTGGAAGTGAAGATTGcttgtacctaaatatatcGGTGCCACAG AACGAATTGAATGGAAAACTTGCTGTTATGATATTCATACATGGAGGTGCCTTTAACTATGGCAGTGGGTCAATGAATGAATATTCTCCCGATTATTTTATCGACGAAAACGTGATTGTCGtcacaataaattatcgtCTAAACGCCCTAG gATTTCTAAACTTGGATATTGACGAGTGTCCTGGAAACGTGGGCTTGAAAGATCAACTATTTGCAATCAAATGGGTTAAAGCGAATATAGCTGCATTTGGGGGTGATGTAAACAATATCACCATATTCGGTGAAAGTGCAGGATCAGCGTCTGTTCATTATCACACAATATCACCACAATCCAgag gtttaTTCCAAAAAGCAATTATGCAAAGTGGAAGTGCCTTTAACCCTTGGGCGTTTACTGAAAATCATAAAGCTTCAGCCTATAAGTTAGCCAAAAACTTAGGATGTTTAAGTAATGATCCCAaagaaatactaaaatacttaaaaaatgtatcagcGATTGATTTAGTGAAAGAAACTGAATTCAAG GACGAAACAGATTTTATGGATTACAAATTTGTCCCATCTATTGAAAGTGATGTGATCAGTAATCCATTTTTACCAGCTCACCCTAAAACTTTAGCCACCTCTACATTTCCAGTACCCGTAATCATTGGAGTTAACAATATGGAAGGAATTGTAGCATTAACTG aggaTAGAATAAGTCTATTTTCCGATGATCACCACATTACAGatgaaatttcaaaactatttagAAATCGGTACAGTACTGAaactataagtaaaataaaaaatttttattttaataaaagtaatatcagTTCTGAAACAATGAAGTTGGAAAACATATGTAAC tTGCAcagtgatgtattttttttcaacggcGTTTATGAAACCTTCGATTGTTTTTTGAAGCAAAATGGTTCACCAGTTTATGAAtacgaatttaaatttgacgGGGAACTTAATGGTGcaaaaaacatgatttttgCGACGAGACCAATTCTTCGGCACGCAATAAAag GCGCATGTCATGCGGacgatgttaattattttttccgtgATCTATCTGGGGTAGATCCAAAACCCAACTCTCCGGAACTTGAAATGTGTAAAATGATGTGTAAAATGTGGACAAATTTCGCAAAGACAAG TAATCCCAATTCACCGGATTTAAGTTTCAAGTGGATTAATGCGACCGcatgtgatttaaaatatctgtcAATAGATGGAGACAGAACATGTATGATCCAAGGCATGATGAACAATAAAAGATTTCGTTTTTGGAAAGAATTATCTGAATCCattgtttag
- the LOC126555426 gene encoding juvenile hormone esterase-like isoform X1 → MEVVIEQGALKGLQKKTLLSNKPYVSFLGIPYAQPPVNDLRFKAPVKHPGWSGVLNAVSERDKCTQYVFMTNHIVGSEDCLYLNISVPQQNELNGKLAVMIFIHGGAFNYGSGSMNEYSPDYFIDENVIVVTINYRLNALGFLNLDIDECPGNVGLKDQLFAIKWVKANIAAFGGDVNNITIFGESAGSASVHYHTISPQSRGLFQKAIMQSGSAFNPWAFTENHKASAYKLAKNLGCLSNDPKEILKYLKNVSAIDLVKETEFKDETDFMDYKFVPSIESDVISNPFLPAHPKTLATSTFPVPVIIGVNNMEGIVALTEDRISLFSDDHHITDEISKLFRNRYSTETISKIKNFYFNKSNISSETMKLENICNLHSDVFFFNGVYETFDCFLKQNGSPVYEYEFKFDGELNGAKNMIFATRPILRHAIKGACHADDVNYFFRDLSGVDPKPNSPELEMCKMMCKMWTNFAKTSNPNSPDLSFKWINATACDLKYLSIDGDRTCMIQGMMNNKRFRFWKELSESIV, encoded by the exons ATGGAAGTCGTCATTGAACAAGGTGCTCTAAAAggacttcaaaaaaaaacgcTATTGTCAAACAAACCTTACGTCAGTTTTCTAGGCATACCCTACGCTCAACCACCCGTTAACGACTTAAGATTTAAG gcTCCTGTCAAACATCCCGGATGGTCTGGAGTTTTAAATGCTGTTTCAGAAAGAGACAAATGCACGCAGTACGTTTTTATGACGAATCACATCGTTGGAAGTGAAGATTGcttgtacctaaatatatcGGTGCCACAG CAGAACGAATTGAATGGAAAACTTGCTGTTATGATATTCATACATGGAGGTGCCTTTAACTATGGCAGTGGGTCAATGAATGAATATTCTCCCGATTATTTTATCGACGAAAACGTGATTGTCGtcacaataaattatcgtCTAAACGCCCTAG gATTTCTAAACTTGGATATTGACGAGTGTCCTGGAAACGTGGGCTTGAAAGATCAACTATTTGCAATCAAATGGGTTAAAGCGAATATAGCTGCATTTGGGGGTGATGTAAACAATATCACCATATTCGGTGAAAGTGCAGGATCAGCGTCTGTTCATTATCACACAATATCACCACAATCCAgag gtttaTTCCAAAAAGCAATTATGCAAAGTGGAAGTGCCTTTAACCCTTGGGCGTTTACTGAAAATCATAAAGCTTCAGCCTATAAGTTAGCCAAAAACTTAGGATGTTTAAGTAATGATCCCAaagaaatactaaaatacttaaaaaatgtatcagcGATTGATTTAGTGAAAGAAACTGAATTCAAG GACGAAACAGATTTTATGGATTACAAATTTGTCCCATCTATTGAAAGTGATGTGATCAGTAATCCATTTTTACCAGCTCACCCTAAAACTTTAGCCACCTCTACATTTCCAGTACCCGTAATCATTGGAGTTAACAATATGGAAGGAATTGTAGCATTAACTG aggaTAGAATAAGTCTATTTTCCGATGATCACCACATTACAGatgaaatttcaaaactatttagAAATCGGTACAGTACTGAaactataagtaaaataaaaaatttttattttaataaaagtaatatcagTTCTGAAACAATGAAGTTGGAAAACATATGTAAC tTGCAcagtgatgtattttttttcaacggcGTTTATGAAACCTTCGATTGTTTTTTGAAGCAAAATGGTTCACCAGTTTATGAAtacgaatttaaatttgacgGGGAACTTAATGGTGcaaaaaacatgatttttgCGACGAGACCAATTCTTCGGCACGCAATAAAag GCGCATGTCATGCGGacgatgttaattattttttccgtgATCTATCTGGGGTAGATCCAAAACCCAACTCTCCGGAACTTGAAATGTGTAAAATGATGTGTAAAATGTGGACAAATTTCGCAAAGACAAG TAATCCCAATTCACCGGATTTAAGTTTCAAGTGGATTAATGCGACCGcatgtgatttaaaatatctgtcAATAGATGGAGACAGAACATGTATGATCCAAGGCATGATGAACAATAAAAGATTTCGTTTTTGGAAAGAATTATCTGAATCCattgtttag